AGCGTCGTCATCAGCACGATGATCGCGGCGGCGGCGTTCACCATGTATTCATGCTTGGCATTCGCGGTCCACACATAGACTTGCATCGGCAGCGCGGTGAAATCGGAGTCAATGCCGTCGGGGATGCCGGTCATAAAGGTTGCCGCGCCGACCACCACGAGCGGCGCGGTCTCGCCAATGGCGCGCGACGTGGCCAAGATCGCACCGGTTAGGATGCCAGGTAGCGCCTGCGGCAACACGACCTTGCGCACCATTTGCCAGCGGGTTGCGCCAAGGCCGAGCGCGGCCTCGCGCAGGCTGTCGGGTACCGTGCGCAACGCCTCGCGCGCCGAGACAATGACAACCGGCAGCACGAGCAGCGAAAGCGTCAGGGCGCCGGCAATGACCACCTCGCCGAGGCCAAATGCCCGCACAAACAATGCCAGGCCGAGCAGGCCGTAAATTACTGAGGGCACGCCAGCCAGGTTGGCGATCGCCACCTCGATCACGCCCGCTATGCGCGAGCGCTTCCCGTATTCTTCGAGGTAAACCGCGGCGCCGACGCCCAGCGGCAATGAGATCACAGAGGTGAGGATCATCAACCATAGGGTGCCAACGAGCGGTGGCAAGATGCCGGCGCGCCCGGGACGCATCGAGTCGGTGTTGGAAAAAAATGACCAGTCGATGCGCCCCAGGCCCGTCGCGACGACATCGCCAATGAGCCATGCAAGCACGAGCAGTGGCACGAACACCGCCGTGGCGCAGGCGGCGCGAAACACCGTCTCGGCGAGCTTGCCAGGGCGCTTGGATGTGATGGGCACGTGTGCCGCGCCCGCGCTCGGCGGTGAACTGGGCAGCGGCGGATGAGAGATCCGTACGATGTGGCGTTGGGTGATTGGCGCGGCCGGCTCCATGGCTACAGCCCTCCTTGGGTGCGCCGTTTGCGCGACAGGCGATAGCTGGTGAGGTTCATCACCAGCGTAAACAAGAACAGGCAGGCGCCGACGACGAATAGGGTTTTGTACTCCACCGATCCCGTCGGCACGTCGCCGGTCGAGATGCGAACTATATAGGCGGCCATGGTTTCGACGGGCCCACGTGGATCCAGCGTGGCCTTGGCGCTCTGGCCGGCGGCGACCGCGACGATCATGGTCTCGCCTACCGCACGCGAAATCGCCAGCGTCGTGGCGGCGGCGATGCCCGACCATGCGGTTGGCACGACGACGCGCGTGATCGTCGGCAGCTTGCTGGCGCCCAGTCCGTACGACGCCTCACGCAGGTGGTTGGGCACCGCGTAGATCGCGTCCTCCGCAAGCGAGGAGATCATGGGGATGATCATGATGCCCATGACCAGGCCCGGGCCCAGGGCGTTGAAGCCCGCGATCTGCGGGAACATGCCGCGCAGCCAGGGCGTGATCACCGTGAGCGCAAAAAAGCCATAGACAATAGTGGGCACGCCCGCAAGCAGCTCGAGGGCGGGCTTGAGCATGCGCCGTGCGCGTGGGCTGGCATACTCGCTGAGATAGATCGCCGCCATGAGGCCAAACGGCAAGGCCACGCCAATCGCGATCGCCGAGGTAAGCGCCGTGCCCGCCACCAGCGCCCAAATGCCGAAATGCGCCGTATGGGGCGTCCACACCAGCTCGCCCAAGAACTTGCTGACCGGCACCTCCGTAAAAAAATCGACGGCTTCGAAGGCTAAGACGATGACGATTCCGATGGTGACGAAAATCGAAAGCACCGCGCAGGCGATGAGCACGATCTCCATCGCGCGTTCGAGGCGTCGCGGTATGCGGATGAGGCCTCGCAGGCC
The genomic region above belongs to Myxococcales bacterium and contains:
- the pstC gene encoding phosphate ABC transporter permease subunit PstC, with product MEIVLIACAVLSIFVTIGIVIVLAFEAVDFFTEVPVSKFLGELVWTPHTAHFGIWALVAGTALTSAIAIGVALPFGLMAAIYLSEYASPRARRMLKPALELLAGVPTIVYGFFALTVITPWLRGMFPQIAGFNALGPGLVMGIMIIPMISSLAEDAIYAVPNHLREASYGLGASKLPTITRVVVPTAWSGIAAATTLAISRAVGETMIVAVAAGQSAKATLDPRGPVETMAAYIVRISTGDVPTGSVEYKTLFVVGACLFLFTLVMNLTSYRLSRKRRTQGGL
- the pstA gene encoding phosphate ABC transporter permease PstA, whose amino-acid sequence is MEPAAPITQRHIVRISHPPLPSSPPSAGAAHVPITSKRPGKLAETVFRAACATAVFVPLLVLAWLIGDVVATGLGRIDWSFFSNTDSMRPGRAGILPPLVGTLWLMILTSVISLPLGVGAAVYLEEYGKRSRIAGVIEVAIANLAGVPSVIYGLLGLALFVRAFGLGEVVIAGALTLSLLVLPVVIVSAREALRTVPDSLREAALGLGATRWQMVRKVVLPQALPGILTGAILATSRAIGETAPLVVVGAATFMTGIPDGIDSDFTALPMQVYVWTANAKHEYMVNAAAAIIVLMTTLLILNSAAIMLRNRYQRRI